A single Pseudomonas sp. HN11 DNA region contains:
- a CDS encoding molecular chaperone HscC: MIVGIDLGTTNSLAAVWRGDAAELVPNALGQLLTPSVVGLDDQGRVLVGQAAKERLHTHPHLTTSLFKRFMGSVTEVRLGDRSFRPEELSALVLKSLKEDIERTYGHTVTEAVISVPAYFSDGQRKATRIAGELAGLNVEKLINEPTAAALAYGLHQRDKETSFLVFDLGGGTFDVSIIELFDGVMEVRASAGDNFLGGEDFDTLLLEHFVDSQRNAQGFPPTSSVLQALRREAERVRKALGQDDSAEFALRVDGQQWVKTITQQELAKLYTPLLERLRAPIERALRDARIRVGDLDEILLVGGTTRMPLVRKLAAGLFGRFPSISLDPDQVVAHGAAIQAALKARSAALEEVVLTDVCPYTLGIETSNQYGGHIESGHYLPLIERNSSVPVSRVKSVVTLHDDQTRVLLKIYQGESRLVKDNIELGQLDIPVPKRKAGEVSLDVRFTYDNNGLLEAQVSIPLTGEQHSLVIENNPGVLSPEEIQQRLQALAQLKIHPRDQQVNTVLTARLERLYQENLGELREQLGHWAAQFQQVLDTQDERRIREARSELARQLEQLDNGFWR; encoded by the coding sequence ATGATCGTAGGAATCGACCTGGGAACCACCAACAGTCTCGCTGCAGTCTGGCGCGGTGATGCAGCCGAATTGGTACCCAATGCCCTTGGCCAGTTGCTGACCCCAAGCGTGGTCGGGCTGGATGACCAAGGCCGTGTCCTGGTAGGCCAGGCTGCCAAAGAGCGCCTGCACACCCACCCGCACCTGACCACTTCGCTGTTCAAGCGGTTCATGGGCAGTGTCACCGAAGTGCGCCTGGGCGACCGCTCGTTCCGTCCGGAAGAACTCTCCGCGCTGGTGCTCAAAAGCCTGAAGGAAGACATCGAGCGCACTTACGGCCACACCGTTACCGAAGCCGTGATCAGCGTGCCCGCGTATTTCAGCGACGGCCAACGCAAGGCCACGCGCATTGCCGGTGAGCTGGCGGGGCTCAACGTTGAAAAACTGATCAACGAACCCACCGCCGCCGCCCTCGCCTACGGCCTGCATCAGCGCGACAAAGAAACCTCGTTCCTGGTCTTCGACCTCGGCGGCGGCACCTTCGACGTGTCGATCATCGAGCTGTTCGACGGCGTGATGGAAGTCCGCGCCAGCGCCGGCGACAACTTCCTTGGCGGCGAAGACTTCGACACCCTGTTGCTCGAACACTTCGTCGACAGCCAGCGCAACGCCCAAGGCTTCCCGCCCACCAGCAGCGTGCTGCAAGCCCTGCGCCGCGAAGCCGAACGGGTGCGCAAAGCCCTGGGCCAGGACGACAGTGCCGAATTCGCCCTGCGTGTCGACGGCCAGCAATGGGTAAAAACCATCACTCAGCAGGAACTGGCCAAGCTCTACACACCGCTGCTGGAACGCCTGCGCGCGCCGATTGAACGGGCCCTGCGTGATGCACGGATTCGTGTCGGCGACCTGGATGAAATCCTGTTGGTGGGCGGCACCACGCGCATGCCATTGGTGCGCAAACTCGCCGCCGGTCTGTTCGGTCGCTTCCCGTCCATCAGCCTCGACCCGGACCAGGTGGTCGCCCATGGCGCCGCGATCCAGGCGGCACTCAAGGCGCGCTCTGCGGCACTGGAAGAAGTGGTGCTGACCGATGTGTGCCCTTACACCCTCGGTATCGAAACCTCGAACCAGTACGGTGGCCATATCGAAAGCGGGCACTATTTGCCGCTGATCGAGCGCAACAGCAGTGTGCCGGTGAGCCGCGTCAAAAGCGTGGTCACCCTGCACGACGACCAGACCCGCGTACTGCTCAAGATCTACCAAGGCGAAAGCCGCCTGGTCAAAGACAACATCGAACTGGGCCAACTGGACATCCCGGTGCCCAAGCGCAAGGCCGGTGAAGTCTCGCTGGATGTGCGCTTCACCTACGACAACAATGGCCTGCTGGAAGCCCAGGTGAGCATCCCGCTGACCGGCGAACAGCACTCGCTGGTGATCGAGAACAACCCAGGTGTGCTCAGCCCGGAGGAGATCCAGCAACGCCTGCAAGCCCTGGCGCAGTTGAAAATTCATCCGCGCGACCAACAGGTCAACACCGTACTCACTGCGCGCCTCGAGCGTCTCTACCAGGAAAACCTCGGCGAACTGCGCGAGCAACTCGGGCATTGGGCCGCGCAGTTCCAGCAAGTACTCGACACCCAGGACGAGCGCCGCATCCGTGAGGCCCGCAGCGAACTGGCCCGTCAACTTGAGCAGCTCGACAACGGGTTCTGGCGCTGA
- the adeC gene encoding AdeC/AdeK/OprM family multidrug efflux complex outer membrane factor, protein MSKSLLSLAVTAFVLSGCSLIPDYQRPEAPVAAQFPQGPAYSSAQAPSQAAAEQGWKQFFHDPALQQLIQTALVNNRDLRVAALNIDAYAAQYRIQRADLFPAVSATGNGSRSRTPARLSQTGESTISSQYSVGLGISSYELDLFGRVRSLSEEALQKYFATEEARRSTQISLVASVANAYLTWQADKELLKLTQDTLGAFEQSFKLTSRSNEVGVASALDLSQARTSVENARVQLARYTRQVAQDENSLTLLLGTGLPANITSKPLSDDLLSEVPAGLPSDLLQRRPDIVQAEYNLKAANANIGAARAAFFPSISLTASAGTASPNLGGLFKGGSGTWSFAPQINIPIFNAGSLRASLDYSKIQKEINVANYEKAIQTGFQEVSDGLAARETYKQQLDAQRGFVAANQDYYRLAERRYRIGVDSNLTFLDAQRQLFSAQQSLITDRLAQLTSEVNLYKALGGGWNEQTAKNEPLKEEAPALKLF, encoded by the coding sequence ATGAGCAAGTCGCTACTTTCCCTAGCTGTCACGGCATTCGTGCTCAGTGGCTGCTCGCTGATACCTGACTATCAGCGCCCCGAAGCGCCGGTGGCCGCACAGTTCCCGCAGGGGCCGGCGTATTCGTCGGCCCAGGCACCGAGCCAGGCCGCTGCCGAGCAGGGCTGGAAGCAGTTTTTCCATGACCCTGCACTGCAACAGCTGATCCAGACTGCGCTGGTGAACAACCGCGACCTGCGCGTCGCGGCCCTGAACATCGACGCCTATGCCGCGCAGTACCGTATCCAGCGTGCCGACCTGTTCCCGGCCGTGTCGGCCACGGGCAACGGGAGCCGCTCGCGTACCCCGGCTCGCCTGTCGCAGACCGGCGAATCGACCATCAGCAGTCAGTACTCGGTAGGGCTGGGCATCAGCTCCTATGAGCTGGACCTGTTTGGCCGCGTGCGCAGCTTGAGTGAAGAGGCCCTGCAAAAGTACTTCGCCACTGAAGAAGCACGGCGCAGCACCCAGATCAGCCTGGTAGCCAGCGTGGCCAACGCCTACCTGACCTGGCAGGCGGACAAGGAACTGCTCAAGTTGACCCAGGACACCCTGGGCGCATTCGAACAGAGCTTCAAGCTCACCTCGCGCAGCAACGAAGTCGGTGTGGCCTCGGCCCTCGACCTGAGCCAGGCGCGCACCTCGGTGGAAAACGCCCGCGTGCAGCTTGCCCGGTATACGCGTCAGGTGGCCCAGGACGAAAACAGCCTGACCCTGCTGCTGGGCACCGGCCTGCCGGCGAATATCACCAGCAAGCCGCTGTCGGATGACCTGCTCAGCGAAGTGCCAGCCGGGTTGCCCTCGGACCTGTTGCAACGTCGCCCCGACATTGTGCAAGCCGAGTACAACCTCAAGGCCGCCAACGCCAATATCGGCGCGGCCCGTGCAGCATTCTTCCCGAGCATCAGCCTGACGGCCAGCGCCGGTACCGCGAGCCCTAACCTGGGCGGCTTGTTCAAAGGCGGTTCGGGCACCTGGTCGTTCGCCCCGCAGATCAACATCCCGATCTTCAACGCCGGCAGCCTGCGCGCCAGCCTGGACTACTCGAAGATCCAGAAAGAGATCAACGTGGCGAACTACGAGAAGGCCATCCAGACCGGCTTCCAGGAAGTCTCCGACGGACTTGCCGCACGTGAAACCTACAAGCAGCAGTTGGATGCACAGCGCGGCTTCGTCGCGGCCAACCAGGATTACTACCGCCTGGCCGAGCGTCGCTACCGCATTGGTGTCGACAGCAACCTGACGTTCCTCGACGCCCAGCGCCAGCTGTTCAGTGCCCAGCAATCGCTGATCACCGACCGCCTGGCGCAGCTGACCAGCGAGGTCAACCTGTACAAGGCCCTCGGCGGCGGCTGGAACGAGCAGACCGCGAAGAACGAGCCGTTGAAAGAAGAAGCACCGGCGTTGAAGTTGTTCTGA
- a CDS encoding efflux RND transporter permease subunit, with the protein MSKFFIDRPIFAWVIALVIMLVGALSILKLPINQYPAIAPTAIDIQVTYPGASAQTVQDTVVQVIEQQLNGIDNLRYVASDSNSDGSMTITATFNQGTNPDIAQVQVQNKLNLATPLLPQEVQQQGIRVTKSVKNFLMVIGLVSEDGSMTKDDLSNYIVSNIQDPISRTAGVGDFQVFGSQYAMRIWLDPAKLNNYQLTPVDVSAAISAQNVQVATGQLGGLPALPGTQLNATIIGKTRLQTAEEFGKILMKVNADGSQVRLRDVARIELGGQNYSISAQFNGKPASGMAIKLASGANALDTAKAIRATVASLEPFFPPGMKAVVPYDTTPVVTESISGVVHTLVEAIVLVFLVMFLFLQNFRATIITTMTVPVVLLGTFGILAAFGFTINTLTMFGMILAIGLLVDDAIVVVENVERVMAEEHLSPKEATVKSMGQIQGALVGIALVLSAVLLPMAFFGGSTGVIYKQFSITIVSAMALSVLVALIFTPALCATMLKPIDPEKHGQPKRGFFGWFNRTFDRGVLSYERGVGNMIKHKFPAFFVYLVIFLGMIWLFTRIPSAFLPEEDQGVIFAQVQTPVGSSAERTQKVVDDMRAFLLNDKEGEPGEGKAVKSVFTVNGFNFAGRGQSSGLAFVMLKPWDERDSSMSVFEVAKRAQGYFFGAFKDAMVFAIVPPSVLELGNATGFDVFLQDQGGVGHEKLMEARNQFLGAAAQSKILAGVRPNGVNDEPQYELTVDDEKASAQGITLSSINQTLAIALGGSYVNDFIDRGRVKKVYVQGEAAGRMSPEDLDKWYVRSDSGKMVPMSAISSGKWIYGSPKLSRYNGVAAMEILGTPAPGYSTGDAMAEVERIAKQLPAGVGFAWTGLSYEERLSGSQAPALYALSLLVVFLCLAALYESWSIPIAVVLVVPLGVVGALIATSMRGLSNDVFFQVGLLVTVGLAAKNAILIVEFAKELHEQGKGIVEAAIEASRMRLRPIIMTSMAFILGVLPLAISSGAGSGSQHAIGTGVIGGMITATVLAIFWVPLFFATVSAAGERKKTDTTETPKEAGQ; encoded by the coding sequence ATGTCGAAATTTTTTATCGACCGTCCCATTTTCGCCTGGGTAATTGCCCTGGTGATCATGCTGGTCGGGGCACTGTCGATCCTGAAGTTGCCCATCAACCAATACCCGGCCATCGCGCCCACCGCCATCGACATCCAGGTGACCTACCCAGGCGCGTCTGCACAAACCGTGCAGGACACCGTGGTACAAGTGATCGAGCAACAGCTCAACGGTATCGACAACCTGCGTTATGTGGCCTCGGACAGTAACTCCGACGGCAGCATGACCATCACCGCAACGTTCAACCAGGGTACCAACCCGGACATCGCCCAGGTTCAGGTGCAGAACAAGCTGAACCTGGCGACCCCATTGCTGCCGCAAGAAGTGCAGCAGCAGGGTATCCGCGTGACCAAGTCGGTGAAGAACTTCCTGATGGTGATCGGTCTGGTGTCGGAAGACGGCAGCATGACCAAGGACGACTTGTCCAACTACATCGTGTCCAACATCCAGGACCCGATCTCGCGTACCGCGGGCGTCGGTGACTTCCAGGTGTTCGGTTCGCAGTACGCCATGCGTATCTGGCTCGACCCGGCCAAGCTGAACAACTACCAGTTGACCCCGGTAGACGTCAGCGCCGCCATCTCGGCACAGAACGTCCAGGTGGCGACCGGTCAATTGGGCGGTTTGCCTGCCCTGCCCGGCACCCAGTTGAACGCGACCATTATCGGCAAGACCCGCCTGCAGACGGCCGAAGAGTTCGGCAAGATTCTCATGAAGGTGAATGCCGACGGCTCGCAGGTGCGCCTGCGTGACGTCGCGCGTATCGAGCTCGGCGGCCAGAACTACAGCATCAGTGCACAGTTCAACGGCAAGCCGGCGTCCGGTATGGCGATCAAGCTCGCGTCGGGTGCAAACGCCCTGGACACCGCCAAGGCCATCCGTGCCACCGTGGCGTCCCTGGAACCGTTCTTCCCACCTGGCATGAAGGCAGTGGTGCCGTATGACACCACGCCTGTGGTGACCGAATCGATCTCCGGTGTGGTGCACACTCTGGTCGAAGCGATCGTGCTGGTGTTCCTGGTGATGTTCCTGTTCCTGCAGAACTTCCGCGCCACCATCATCACCACCATGACGGTGCCAGTGGTATTGCTGGGTACCTTCGGCATCCTGGCCGCGTTCGGCTTTACCATCAACACCCTGACCATGTTCGGCATGATCCTGGCCATCGGTTTGCTGGTGGACGATGCCATCGTGGTAGTGGAAAACGTCGAGCGGGTAATGGCCGAGGAGCACCTGTCGCCTAAAGAAGCGACGGTGAAATCCATGGGCCAGATCCAGGGCGCCCTGGTGGGCATTGCCCTGGTACTGTCGGCGGTACTGCTGCCAATGGCCTTCTTCGGCGGCTCCACCGGCGTGATCTACAAACAGTTCTCCATCACCATCGTTTCGGCCATGGCGTTGTCGGTACTGGTTGCCCTGATCTTCACTCCGGCTTTGTGCGCCACCATGCTCAAGCCGATAGACCCTGAGAAACACGGCCAACCCAAGCGTGGTTTCTTCGGCTGGTTCAATCGCACCTTCGACCGTGGCGTACTGAGCTACGAACGCGGCGTGGGCAACATGATCAAGCACAAATTCCCGGCGTTTTTCGTGTACTTGGTCATCTTCCTCGGCATGATCTGGCTGTTCACCCGTATTCCAAGCGCATTCTTGCCGGAAGAAGACCAGGGCGTGATCTTTGCCCAGGTACAGACCCCGGTCGGCTCTTCGGCTGAACGTACGCAGAAAGTCGTCGACGACATGCGGGCCTTCCTGCTCAACGACAAGGAAGGCGAGCCGGGCGAAGGCAAGGCCGTGAAGTCGGTATTTACCGTAAACGGCTTCAACTTCGCCGGCCGTGGCCAGAGTTCGGGCCTGGCATTCGTAATGCTCAAGCCGTGGGATGAGCGCGATTCGTCCATGTCGGTATTCGAAGTGGCCAAGCGTGCCCAGGGTTACTTCTTCGGGGCCTTCAAGGACGCCATGGTATTCGCCATCGTGCCACCTTCGGTTCTGGAGCTGGGTAACGCCACCGGTTTCGACGTGTTCCTGCAAGACCAGGGCGGTGTCGGCCACGAAAAACTGATGGAAGCGCGTAACCAGTTCCTCGGTGCCGCCGCACAAAGCAAGATCCTGGCGGGTGTGCGCCCCAACGGTGTGAACGATGAGCCGCAATACGAGCTGACCGTCGATGACGAGAAGGCCAGTGCCCAGGGCATTACGCTGTCGAGCATCAACCAGACCCTGGCGATTGCGCTGGGCGGCAGCTACGTCAACGACTTCATCGACCGTGGTCGAGTGAAGAAAGTGTACGTGCAAGGCGAAGCCGCGGGCCGGATGTCCCCGGAAGACCTGGACAAATGGTACGTGCGCAGCGACTCCGGAAAAATGGTGCCAATGTCGGCCATTTCCTCGGGCAAGTGGATCTACGGTTCGCCGAAGCTCTCGCGGTATAACGGTGTAGCGGCGATGGAAATCCTCGGTACCCCGGCACCGGGCTACAGTACCGGTGACGCCATGGCCGAAGTCGAACGCATCGCCAAGCAATTGCCGGCGGGTGTGGGCTTTGCCTGGACCGGCCTGTCGTACGAAGAACGTCTGTCCGGCTCCCAGGCGCCTGCGCTGTACGCCTTGTCGCTGCTGGTGGTGTTCCTGTGCCTCGCGGCACTGTACGAAAGCTGGTCGATCCCGATCGCAGTGGTACTGGTAGTACCGCTGGGTGTGGTGGGTGCGTTGATCGCCACCAGCATGCGTGGCTTGTCCAACGACGTGTTCTTCCAGGTGGGCCTTTTGGTGACGGTGGGCCTGGCGGCGAAAAACGCCATCCTGATCGTGGAGTTCGCCAAGGAGCTCCACGAACAGGGCAAAGGCATCGTCGAGGCGGCCATCGAGGCGTCCCGCATGCGTCTGCGCCCGATCATCATGACCTCCATGGCGTTCATCCTAGGCGTACTGCCGCTGGCGATCTCCTCGGGCGCCGGCTCAGGTAGCCAGCACGCCATCGGTACCGGCGTCATTGGCGGTATGATCACGGCCACTGTGCTGGCGATCTTCTGGGTACCATTGTTCTTCGCAACCGTATCCGCCGCTGGCGAACGTAAAAAGACCGACACAACTGAAACCCCTAAAGAGGCTGGCCAATGA